In Rutidosis leptorrhynchoides isolate AG116_Rl617_1_P2 chromosome 2, CSIRO_AGI_Rlap_v1, whole genome shotgun sequence, one genomic interval encodes:
- the LOC139888614 gene encoding uncharacterized protein, producing the protein MEKENAQLFLTDMFRKFAPKDMQHKFDQPDIIQKMIERYCTEAKETRTKTAKEITSVTDKFVPHISYYPITTLLIVPATLGVYSGLTNPLDFLQRFEGVVSTYNWNESVACRVFPMVLQGLGREWFHNLSTRSIAGFIDPREFFLLQFQNLLPQKKTHIECHDIKQGFKETLGGLLKRYVYECQKIPNLHEDKKIFGFVHAINQQKHPTLVRRLHRDVPQTFAKVMQETYDYICWERSWRDDYESYRDGNQDNYCDNNRGSGYHQSNNNGGYQRNDRQCNNGDNGNNGYHNRDCNSTRKWSNDSFNIIQALSKTPKEILMKERVAKTFPDPPPLSENNRRDKSKFCVFHDDYDHDTNRCCDLVELNADATTQGKLDHLLNDKASNTTDAMIVPSLTNTPKTPNVSANVQQERKAPAVKILCAKVVGMNENFQEIKVINIVQISNVAQKRKAEETLDKWQFAPITFPPVQDCGLSDEPIIISCKIADSAIIIKKVHIDTESSVDVMYEQCFNKLQENIKAKLLPTAVSLSGFSGEATWPLGQLELCIELTDEKDARRVRKEKLNLYVMRNILLGGTALCKLGVISSTIHGMVKFATSKGIATVTSAEFEPVCSLITAQENVGVEGHQVVTNCVIPRQSDSGLSKTVNQLAIEIRCAARKPISPITCNKDMFAATFVRNMRSFTAGLRRLI; encoded by the exons ATGGAAAAGGAGAATGCGCAGTTATTTTTAACTGACATGTTCAGAAAGTTTGCGCCGAAAGATATGCAGCATAAATTTGATCAACCTGATATTATTCAGAAAATGATTGAAAGATACTGCACGGAAGCAAAAGAAACGCGAACGAAAACAGCGAAAGAAATAACTTCGGTGACTGACAAGTTCGTCCCGCATATATCTTATTATCCAATAACGACACTGCTAATTGTGCCTGCAACTTTGGGCGTGTATTCAGGCTTAACCAATCCGCTAGATTTCTTGCAGCGGTTTGAGGGAGTCGTGAGTACGTACAATTGGAATGAGTCTGTCGCATGCAGAGTATTCCCTATGGTTTTGCAAGGCTTAGGACGGGAGTGGTTCCACAATTTAAGCACACGTAGCATTGCGGGCTTTATTGACCCGCGTGAATTTTTTTTGCTACAGTTTCAGAATTTATTGCCACAAAAGAAGACGCACATTGAGTGCCATGACATCAAACAAGGCTTCAAAGAAACGCTAGGTGGCTTGCTAAAGCGCTATGTTTATGAATGTCAGAAAATACCAAACCTACATGAAGATAAAAAGATTTTTGGTTTCGTTCACGCAATTAATCAGCAGAAGCATCCTACTTTAGTGCGGAGATTGCATAGAGATGTGCCGCAAACTTTTGCAAAAGTTATGCAAGAGACTTATGATTACATTTGTTGGG AAAGGAGTTGGCGTGATGATTATGAGTCTTACCGCGATGGAAATCAAGATAACTATTGTGATAATAACCGCGGATCAGGATATCATCAAAGTAATAATAATGGAGGGTATCAGCGTAATGACAGACAATGCAACAATGGTGACAATGGCAATAATGGATATCATAACCGCGATTGTAACTCAACAAGGAAGTGGAGTAATGATTCATTTAACATAATTCAAGCATTATCTAAGACACCAAAAGAAATTCTGATGAAGGAAAGAGTTGCGAAAACATTTCCAGATCCACCGCCACTTTCAGAAAACAACAGGCGTGATAAGTCTAAATTTTGTGTTTTTCATGACGATTACGATCACGACACAAATAGATGTTGCGACCTAGTTGAGCTAAATGCGGATGCTACAACACAAGGTAAATTGGATCATTTGTTAAATGATAAAGCGTCAAATACCACAGACGCAATGATTGTGCCAAGTTTGACCAACACACCAAAGACTCCAAATGTTAGTGCAAACGTTCAACAAGAGCGAAAGGCTCCCGCTGTAAAAATTTTGTGCGCAAAGGTGGTTGGGATGAATGAAAATTTTCAGGAAATCAAAGTGATTAACATTGTTCAGATAAGTAATGTTGCGCAGAAACGCAAAGCTGAAGAAACTCTAGACAAATGGCAATTTGCACCAATAACATTTCCACCGGTGCAAGATTGCGGATTGTCTGATGAGCCAATAATTATTTCATGTAAAATTGCAGACTCAGCAATTATCATAAAAAAGGTGCACATTGATACCGAGAGCAGTGTTGATGTTATGTATGAACAATGCTTCAACAAGTTGCAAGAAAACATCAAGGCAAAACTGCTGCCAACCGCAGTGTCACTTTCTGGATTTTCTGGCGAGGCAACATGGCCCTTGGGGCAATTAGAATTGTGCATCGAATTGACTGATGAGAAGGATGCAAGACGTGTGCGAAAGGAAAAATTAAACTTGTATGTTATGCGTAACATTTTACTAGGGGGCACTGCGCTATGCAAACTTGGTGTGATCTCATCAACAATTCATGGAATGGTTAAATTTGCAACATCCAAGGGAATTGCAACTGTTACATCCGCAGAGTTTGAGCCAGTTTGTTCGCTAATCACTGCGCAGGAAAACGTGGGAGTTGAAGGTCATCAAGTTGTGACTAACTGCGTCATTCCAAGGCAAAGTGATAGCGGTTTAAGTAAGACTGTGAATCAATTGGCAATAGAAATACGTTGTGCAGCACGAAAACCAATTTCCCCTATAACGTGCAACAAAGATATGTTTGCAGCAACTTTTGTGCGTAACATGCGTTCGTTTACAGCGGGGTTGCGCAGACTAATTTAA